Proteins co-encoded in one Flavivirga eckloniae genomic window:
- a CDS encoding (deoxy)nucleoside triphosphate pyrophosphohydrolase, giving the protein MIKVVCGIIYKNGKVFLCRRNPHKQLGGYWEFPGGKLELNENPETALKRELYEEISMFIKVLNHFATVIHKYDNFTIELTAYECKFIEADFNLTDHDKYEWIDINQIINKKLAPADIPIVKKLMRTN; this is encoded by the coding sequence ATGATAAAAGTGGTTTGTGGGATTATTTACAAAAATGGTAAAGTATTCTTATGCAGAAGAAATCCTCATAAGCAATTAGGTGGGTATTGGGAATTCCCTGGAGGAAAGTTAGAATTGAACGAAAACCCAGAAACAGCTTTAAAACGAGAACTGTACGAAGAAATTTCAATGTTTATAAAAGTATTAAATCATTTCGCAACAGTCATTCATAAATACGATAATTTCACTATTGAACTTACTGCATATGAATGCAAATTTATTGAAGCAGATTTTAATCTTACGGATCATGATAAATATGAATGGATAGATATAAACCAAATAATCAATAAAAAATTAGCACCTGCAGACATTCCAATAGTAAAAAAACTGATGAGGACTAATTAA
- a CDS encoding DinB family protein: protein MTIKNLKFMPKFFDRYINQVDEDVELIQGLLDTKNDYSLIKDDLQIKENYRYEPDKWTPKQILQHVIDNERIQSYRALAISRGDQSIQPGYDEQLYVNNCNDRTLESLLAEFKIVRESSIILFSSINEIQMLKEGVCFKVRITPLALGFQIIGHGTHHLRIIKERYINKPSY from the coding sequence ATGACTATTAAGAACTTAAAATTTATGCCAAAATTCTTTGATCGTTATATAAATCAAGTGGATGAGGATGTAGAATTAATTCAGGGGTTGCTTGATACAAAAAATGACTATTCTTTAATAAAAGATGATTTACAGATTAAAGAAAATTACAGATACGAACCTGATAAATGGACACCTAAACAAATTCTTCAGCACGTAATAGATAATGAACGTATTCAGTCATACAGAGCCTTGGCCATTTCAAGAGGGGACCAATCAATACAACCAGGATATGATGAACAACTATATGTAAACAATTGCAACGATAGAACCTTAGAAAGTCTACTGGCAGAATTTAAAATTGTAAGAGAATCGAGTATTATTTTATTCAGCTCTATCAACGAAATTCAAATGCTCAAAGAAGGAGTTTGTTTTAAAGTACGAATAACTCCATTGGCACTAGGGTTCCAAATTATTGGACACGGAACTCATCATTTAAGAATAATAAAAGAGCGATATATAAATAAACCCTCTTACTAG
- a CDS encoding alpha/beta fold hydrolase, translated as MKNIFLFLVIFFSLATQAQEDNQPIHVKVTGKGNPVMLIPGFTVPGESWGATINQLEENYECHVITLAGFGGKKPIGFPWLPKVNEALENYIEQNQLTNLTVIGHSLGGTIATWLASRENSRISEIILVDALPAVGAIMIPNFNPENLVYDSPFNSQQLSMNETDFEQMTTGMAQGMSLNLEAQKKIKDWMIMANRKTYVYGYTDYLKLDLREELKNISIPVTIIVADKPFGKEMVTQTYQSQYANLTKYDFIITDNSAHFVMFDKPKWFIEQIQQILASN; from the coding sequence ATGAAAAACATCTTTTTATTTTTAGTAATCTTTTTTTCTTTGGCAACTCAAGCACAAGAGGACAACCAGCCAATTCATGTAAAAGTTACAGGCAAGGGAAACCCAGTTATGCTAATTCCTGGCTTTACAGTACCTGGCGAAAGTTGGGGTGCTACAATTAATCAATTAGAGGAAAACTATGAATGTCATGTTATTACACTTGCAGGTTTTGGAGGGAAAAAACCAATAGGTTTTCCTTGGCTTCCAAAAGTAAATGAAGCTCTCGAAAACTACATCGAACAAAATCAACTAACAAACTTGACAGTAATTGGACATAGTTTAGGAGGAACCATAGCCACCTGGCTTGCTAGTAGGGAAAACAGCAGGATATCGGAAATTATATTGGTAGATGCACTACCAGCAGTAGGCGCAATTATGATTCCAAATTTCAATCCTGAAAATCTAGTATATGACAGCCCTTTTAATAGCCAACAGTTGTCAATGAATGAGACTGACTTTGAGCAGATGACTACAGGTATGGCTCAAGGAATGAGTCTAAATCTAGAAGCTCAAAAAAAAATAAAAGACTGGATGATTATGGCCAATAGAAAAACCTATGTGTACGGATATACCGATTATCTTAAACTAGATTTAAGGGAAGAACTAAAAAATATTTCTATACCTGTAACAATAATCGTAGCGGATAAACCATTTGGAAAAGAAATGGTTACTCAAACTTACCAAAGTCAATATGCCAATTTAACAAAATACGATTTTATAATTACAGACAATTCTGCACACTTCGTAATGTTCGACAAACCTAAATGGTTCATAGAGCAAATCCAACAAATTTTAGCATCAAACTAG
- a CDS encoding RNA polymerase sigma factor: MNIEKEFTQIYNTYAHKVFRLCLGYASGDEDLAKEWQQETFIKVWKHRNSFQAKSSISTWVYRIAVNICLGDLRKSKKHAQINENTLEIDSMGNEKEIQEVQIRKMYNCIDQLTQNNKAIILLELEEIPQATIAETLGVAHGTLRTRLSRIRKSLLKCITNEK, encoded by the coding sequence ATGAACATAGAAAAGGAATTCACTCAAATATATAATACATATGCTCATAAAGTTTTCAGGTTGTGCTTGGGTTATGCGTCTGGTGACGAAGATTTGGCAAAAGAGTGGCAACAAGAAACTTTTATAAAGGTATGGAAGCATAGAAATTCTTTCCAAGCAAAGTCATCCATAAGCACTTGGGTTTATAGAATAGCAGTAAATATATGTTTGGGTGATTTGAGAAAATCAAAAAAGCATGCCCAAATTAACGAAAACACACTAGAAATAGATTCGATGGGTAATGAAAAAGAAATACAGGAAGTACAAATTAGAAAAATGTATAATTGTATCGATCAACTTACCCAAAATAATAAGGCAATTATTCTACTAGAACTAGAAGAAATTCCTCAAGCTACAATTGCAGAAACGTTAGGAGTAGCTCACGGTACATTAAGAACACGATTAAGCAGAATTAGAAAATCACTTTTAAAATGTATTACAAATGAAAAATGA
- a CDS encoding SH3 domain-containing protein: MKILCLIILFLNTVSYGQEIRYVNAKNGLNIREKPNLDSRKIGALNYLEKIEVAKKTGIKLSITDNGKKIQGEWLKVFVTKKNAIVTGYVFDGYLINKKSESDINEWSINDFIVEYPKNYETEVKSNIEYERGQWKGVPNPFIATYRGNYIGDYHHIDFEDSDGRIYDFGFGQNDFGSISLFDKKELNDSPEYLGKSFKIFWEWKMSSFPCCSGDYETVKAYLPSIVKLEILEN; this comes from the coding sequence ATGAAAATATTATGCCTAATTATCTTATTTCTTAATACCGTCTCTTATGGTCAAGAAATAAGATATGTTAACGCCAAAAATGGCTTAAATATTAGAGAAAAACCGAACTTGGATTCTCGAAAAATAGGTGCGCTTAATTATTTAGAGAAAATTGAGGTTGCAAAAAAAACGGGTATAAAATTATCAATTACCGATAATGGAAAAAAAATACAAGGAGAATGGCTTAAAGTGTTTGTAACTAAAAAAAATGCCATTGTTACTGGTTACGTTTTCGATGGGTATCTAATAAATAAAAAAAGTGAGTCAGACATAAATGAATGGAGTATCAATGATTTTATAGTTGAGTATCCAAAAAATTATGAGACTGAAGTAAAAAGTAATATAGAATATGAAAGAGGTCAATGGAAAGGCGTTCCCAATCCTTTTATAGCTACTTATAGAGGAAATTACATTGGAGACTATCATCACATAGATTTTGAAGACTCCGATGGGAGGATATATGACTTTGGATTTGGACAAAATGATTTTGGAAGCATATCACTTTTTGACAAAAAAGAATTAAATGATAGCCCAGAATATTTAGGCAAGTCATTTAAAATATTTTGGGAGTGGAAAATGTCATCATTCCCTTGTTGTTCGGGCGACTATGAAACAGTTAAAGCTTATCTTCCTTCAATAGTGAAATTAGAAATATTAGAAAACTAA
- a CDS encoding serine hydrolase domain-containing protein produces MKNLATLTIFILFAGACCFAQNTYVYSQPTRIEDGWKTNNLQSQNIDSKLIIKLFNQLQTRANKIHSVLLVKNNQIIIEEYFGENSIKKQHDLRSTTKSITSILMGIAIDKGFIESVNDPISKYLKNLSPTKNLDERKKKITIKHLLTMSTGLDCNDWDKKSKGQEDKIYNKSNWLQYFLNLPMVNEPGDVSNYCTMGQVLATEIISQTSGMTIDKFAEKYLFNPLGISNMKWGHTSKKEIIPSGKRLYMISRDMAKIGQLILSNGKWNEEQIVSEKWITESTTPKTKITGIDYGYLWWNIPFKVNGKMFISKAATGNGGQYIMVLPELDMVAVFTGGAYNSQEDKLPFAIMTDIFLPTFTSGK; encoded by the coding sequence ATGAAAAACCTAGCAACACTTACAATTTTTATTTTATTCGCAGGAGCATGTTGTTTTGCTCAAAACACATATGTCTATTCACAGCCAACAAGAATTGAAGATGGATGGAAAACTAACAATTTGCAATCTCAAAACATTGACTCCAAACTTATTATTAAATTATTCAATCAACTACAAACAAGAGCAAATAAAATTCATAGTGTTTTATTAGTGAAAAACAACCAAATTATTATTGAGGAATATTTTGGCGAAAATTCAATAAAGAAACAACATGACCTACGTTCTACAACAAAAAGCATAACATCTATATTGATGGGAATTGCAATAGACAAAGGGTTTATTGAAAGTGTAAACGACCCTATTTCAAAATACCTTAAAAACCTTTCCCCAACCAAAAACCTAGATGAAAGAAAAAAGAAAATTACAATCAAACATTTATTAACAATGTCAACTGGATTGGATTGTAATGATTGGGATAAAAAATCAAAAGGACAAGAAGACAAAATATATAACAAAAGTAACTGGTTGCAATACTTTTTAAATTTACCAATGGTTAATGAACCTGGAGATGTTTCAAATTATTGTACAATGGGACAAGTTTTAGCAACCGAAATTATTAGTCAAACTTCGGGTATGACAATCGACAAATTTGCTGAAAAATATTTGTTCAATCCATTAGGTATAAGTAATATGAAATGGGGGCATACTTCCAAGAAAGAAATTATTCCTTCAGGAAAGAGATTGTATATGATTTCTAGAGATATGGCTAAAATTGGACAATTAATACTCAGCAATGGAAAGTGGAATGAAGAACAAATCGTATCCGAAAAATGGATTACAGAATCAACTACTCCAAAAACAAAAATTACAGGAATTGATTACGGTTATTTATGGTGGAATATTCCATTTAAAGTAAATGGGAAAATGTTTATTTCTAAAGCAGCAACAGGAAACGGAGGTCAATATATAATGGTTCTTCCAGAATTGGATATGGTTGCAGTTTTTACGGGAGGCGCATACAATTCTCAAGAAGATAAATTGCCTTTTGCGATAATGACAGATATATTCTTACCAACATTTACGAGCGGCAAATAA
- a CDS encoding HNH endonuclease, whose product MYYWVNQGKTYKEEKEGGYLWAPTYNSSGNSVFHWDNMTKLMPNDIVLNYYKGYLIGYCIIESKYFLAPQPKEFNVDVEWENEGYMIDAKYFLFSKPLDIKIVYNQIKQYLPSKYSPLNKTGNPPKIKANQGYLYKSNRNITKTVFDLAKVYLDDYDESTNEVNEDPAEYNAPKQTTREGLVTSRIGQGEYRQQILRRWKFKCAVNGASIKEILIASHIVPWRESNDHERLDVDNGLLLSPTYDALFDRHLISFDDDGKILLSNSMDKTEFSILGITGAEKISNLTQGNKKYLKRHREKLVSL is encoded by the coding sequence ATGTATTATTGGGTAAACCAAGGAAAAACTTATAAAGAAGAAAAAGAAGGAGGTTATTTGTGGGCTCCAACCTATAATAGTTCTGGAAATTCAGTTTTTCATTGGGACAACATGACTAAACTTATGCCTAATGATATTGTTTTAAATTATTACAAAGGATATTTAATTGGATATTGCATTATAGAGTCTAAATATTTTTTAGCACCCCAACCGAAAGAATTTAATGTAGATGTTGAATGGGAGAACGAAGGCTATATGATTGATGCTAAGTATTTCCTATTTAGTAAGCCTTTGGATATTAAAATAGTTTATAACCAAATTAAACAATATTTACCTTCTAAATATTCACCACTTAATAAGACAGGAAACCCTCCTAAAATTAAAGCTAACCAAGGCTACCTCTATAAATCAAATAGAAACATCACAAAAACTGTATTTGATTTAGCAAAAGTGTATTTAGATGATTACGATGAATCAACAAATGAAGTAAATGAAGATCCTGCTGAATATAATGCACCTAAACAAACAACTAGAGAAGGCTTAGTGACATCAAGAATAGGTCAAGGTGAATATAGACAACAAATATTAAGAAGGTGGAAGTTTAAATGTGCCGTTAATGGAGCGTCTATTAAAGAAATTCTTATAGCCTCTCATATTGTTCCTTGGAGAGAATCTAACGATCATGAAAGATTAGATGTTGATAATGGTTTATTGTTATCTCCAACGTATGACGCCCTTTTTGATAGACACCTTATATCATTTGACGATGACGGCAAAATTTTATTATCCAACTCAATGGATAAGACAGAGTTTTCTATACTTGGAATTACAGGGGCCGAAAAAATATCTAACTTAACCCAAGGAAACAAGAAATATCTAAAAAGACACAGAGAAAAGCTAGTAAGCCTATGA